The window CTCAATTTGGCGTGCCCCATCCAGAAGAATTGATGGTATCCCATTCCAAGGTATCTGACCTTTCAGCCTTGTTGCCACCGTTTCCTGGTAGAGAATTTCCTGATTTCCATGGTGTGACGGATACCCATAATAATTTGTTGTTTGGAGTTAGTACAGACACATCAGTGATAATGAGAAGTGACATGTCAACCCTTAGAAATGGTGGCAATGCGAATGAATCACTACCATTGCCATATGCACCCCCTGCATTTGCTAGTGCTGCAGCCACCGACTTTCCTCTTAATTCTGACATGACAACCTCAAGTTGTGTCGTTGAATCAGGTTATTTACACTCAGAAAATGTGGATCAAACAACCCCATCACCTGGAACCTTCGTGAAGGTGAACAAGCATGTTTTTTTGCCCCGCATATTTCTCAACTATTTTGATAACACATCTTTGTTCAGATTTGTCACTTTTCTATGTAAGAAAATTTGAGAGGTGGATATGATCTTGGCTTCTCATAATGGCATGCACATTTTGAAGGATTGACATAATACCCTTAACCTTTTTCTCATAGGCTCCTCTATgaagaatttattttagttcCAACTCCGTATGACAGTGCCTTTCTATTGAGATATTATTTCTTTAAGGTCAAGGGAATCATGTCTTTAAATTCGTGAACCCTTTATGTTTCCTTTATCTGATGAACTGCCCTATTTTAGATATGTTTATAGGGTCATTTCGCCACCTTAGTACTCTGATATGACATTCAAGGATCCATGGCTTTTTTCCTTTCAGAGTGTGATGAACAATATGTCACTGTTTTTGTAGCCAATACTACTATTGATTTTGTTATATAACTGTCAGGTTCACAAGTCAGGGTCCTTTGGACGGTCATTCGATATCTCCAAATTTAGCAGTTACCATGAGCTGCGGAGTGAGCTTGCTCGCATGTTTGGGCTTGAAGGCTTGTTGGAGGACCCTCAAAGATCAGGCTGGCAGCTTGTATTTGTTGACCGAGAGAATGATGTTCTTCTTCTCGGTGATGACCCTTGGCAGTAAGCTTCTATCTTTTTGCATTTCTCTCTTGCTTTAACATTCTGTTTGAGATTTTGACCTAAACATTTTTTACGTATGCTGCATAGTCATTCCTCAAAACAGCACCTATGAGATGGACTCCaaaaaatgttatttgattACCATTTTGTCTGAACGTCATCAATAGAGTTCCCCTTTTATTCCAGGGAATTTGTGAACAACGTCTGGTGTATCAAAATTCTCTCCCCTCTTGAAGTGAGGCAGATGGGTAAAGAGGGCCTTGATCTTCCTAACTCTGTCCAGACGCACCAGCTCTCCAATAGCGGCAATAGCTGTGATGATCATATGAATCGGAAGGACTCCAGAAGCATCTTAAATGGGATTCCAACTGCGGGTTCACTTCATTACTGATGACTTGTAGCCAATTGTGAAAACTATGCGAAATGTTTCTTGTAGACCAAAATATTCTCCATTGGTCTTGGTCAGacaatttttttacatattatcTGTTTTAGGCCAATGATGGTATGTGACCTGTTTATCTAGTTAACTTATGATCATTTGAAGCTCTCCGCCAGATGAttaccatgtatacatgcaatggaTCCTCATCCTTGTAGAAATAATGTGACATTAATGGAACTGTAAGACGTATTGTTGTTTGCATCAAGTCGCGGCTTCACCTTCTCGACTGCGCCATATGTCATGACAGTGGTCAGGTAGTGTGtgtaaatgattaaaattacacATACTATAAATTGCTCTTATGATTGTTCTTATATCCACACTTGAAAAAAAATGACAATAGGAAGAAGAAAGCGGAAGGGATGTACTTGAGGCACTTGGTGCATGTAATCAAATTACATTATTAAAATGATCCTCAAAATTTATCTATTCTTAGTTTTCCTCTTTCAACTAGTTAAAATTGGGTATTGATCTTGTAACTCGAAATTTTTTAGCCTTTGGTCCTCACTTACCAAAGTGATGATGTGGTGTCGGACATATAAGCCGAAGTTGAGTTAGATTTTTTGGCGGACggttgaaatataattttttagaaaacttAATCAACCATCAatgatatgttaaaaatataaatatattacttaaaaataataattataatagtaATGGATAATACTTGGCATATGTTATAAGAAAGCTTATTTTTCATCTATAATATATTTCAtagcaatatattattttaaaactaaagcAAAATTAGAACTTTAATCTTTCCAAATAAAAttactaatatataaatttaaatcataaaagataaaattatgttttaataaagatattttagataaaattgagaaaccaaaactttaaaaattttaggttTTGGCAAAATCGGGTTGACATTTATATTTTGATCAAtcattgttttatttatttagttatataacataatttttatatatataaaaatttaaaaaaactaagGCCGAAAGTCGATAGCATTGTCATTGCAAGTTTAACATTTTTGGTATCACGTCGGTATTTTCTCCATGTTAATATTCTGTCAAAAAAGAATCGCTGCTAAAAAAATATACCTAAGTTACATGACCAAAACCAACTCTCATTACCTAAAGGACCAAAGCACAGACTGTGTAAATGGAGAGGACATTTTTTCACTATTTTCCCTATTTTTGCAAGAATCAAACAACGAAAGCATTTTTTTTTGAGGGAATGAAATTATTATTGTACGTAATATCACTCGAATGTGTGTCTAAATCGCAGAATCTTTCTCAAAGATGGAGTTAATTCTTCAGCGTGATATGACTAATTTAACGTTGGGAAATTCCCATGCATTTTACTTCACCCTGAAAAGACACTAGCTGGTTTCTTGGTCATCTGAAGGTCAAATGTAAACCGAACAACTCAATAACATAGTCCCCATTCCCCCCTAACCACCAGAGAGATCCGGGCATCAACCAGGAATGTTAGTTGCAATATTTCACTCTCAATCTTTACCTGTCATTCATTTCTGTTTGACTTCCTGGTTTAAGCTCAACAGACAAAACATACTAGCCAGTAGTGGTGAAAGATTGTCAAAGATTTCATAGCATGGCCGTTGAAGAATACCAGCCATTGATGCTTGGGCTTGACTCTCATGCACAGATTCCAGATTTATCAACAGATGAAATTGAAGAATTTTTGGAACATGGGCCGGTGGCCATCCGGTGGTACCCTCGACTCGTAGCATGGGAGTCGAGACTTCTCTGGTTTCTCTCCGGTGCTTCTATCATAGTCTTGCTGTTCAATTACATGCTCAGCTTTGTCACCCTTATGTTTACTGGGCATTTAGGTGCACTTGAGCTGGCTGGTGCCTCTGTTGCCAGTGTCGGAATTCAAGGTCTTGCTTATGGTGTCATGGTATAGAAATAATTATTCTGAAAATTTACCTTTGGGCATTTAAGTCAGAGCGATAATAGACACGTGCACGTCACAATTCTTTATTCTCAACTCTTCTAGCCGTACAGGATAAATTAGAACTACTCCCTGAAATTTGAAGTTTCAATAGTTAGAATGACACGTTCTTAAAACCAACCCCTGAGGTTTGATCAAGTCGATCTTCAAACCTTGTTTGAAGTTTTAGGCGCATGAAGATAAGAAAACTAAATCTCCGGAGATAACGTATACTCAACAAACATATTACTAAAAGATGTTTTAAACGTGTTCtgtcttcttttttttatttttatcatagcTAGGGATGGCAAGTGCAGTTCAAACTGTATGTGGACAAGCTTATGGAGCAAAGCAATATGGAGCAATGGGGATCATTTGCCAAAGAGCAATAGTATTGCACATTGGAGCGGCTGCAATGATCACACCCCTGTATTGGTTTTCAGGGCCAGCGCTTAAAGCTATAGGTCAATCACATAGCATTGCTGCACAAGGCCAAGTTTTCGCTCGAGGACTCATCCCTCAACTCTACGCATTTGCAATTAGTTGTCCCATGCAAAGATTCCTTCAAGCTCAAAACATTGTTAATCCTTTGGCCTACATGGCTGTAGGAGTATTCTTCTTGCATGTTCTGCTAAACTGGCTTCTTGTTAATGTTTTTGACTATGGACTTGTTGGGGTGGCTCTAACGCTTAGTTTTTCTTGGTGGCTGTTAGTCATTATTCAAGGGATTTACATTAGATTCAGTCCATCTTGCAAAGAAACTTGGACTGGTTTCTCGACCAGTGCTTTCAAAGGAATATGGCCTTATTTTAAGCTAACCGTGGCTTCTGCCGTTATGTTATGGTAATGGTAACACAGGAAAATCATGCATCTGTTATTCAATCCTTCTTTCTTGTCCCTTATCATTGTTTTCTTGTTTGTTGCAGCTTGGAAGTATGGTATTTCCAAGGTCTAGTGTTTGTCTCAGGCCTACTCCCtaatccaacaatctccctGGACTCTATTTCTATATGGTAAAAATCCAGAAAAtcttacttaaaaaaaaaaagaaaaaaaatccagaaaatttcttggtttctttaaatttaaatgttacCAGTTCTCACTCGTTCTCTCGAAACAACAGCATGAATTACTTGAACTGGGATATGCAATTTATGCTGGGAATAGCAGCTGCGGCCAGGTGACAAAATTTCTggtttcttttattatttagaAGTCTTCCTCTTAATCTCCAttctaaatattattttgtggTGATTGCAGCATTCGAGTCAGTAATGAGCTCGGTGCAGGTCATCCTAGGGTAGCCCAGCTCTCAATCATCATAGTGAACGCAACAAGTACCGTAATCAGCATACTCTTCAGCACAATTGTGCTTATATTCAGGGTTGGATTGAGCAAACTTTTCACAAGTGATTCGCAAGTCATTGAAGTTGTGTCTGATTTGACTCCATTACTTGCCATATCTGTTTTTTTAAATGGAATGCAACCTGTACTATCAGGTAACATAAATGATTGATTTGCTATTATTTAAGAGAAGACGGTTTGGTAGGAATGGATCCGTATCTTCTCATGTGACTTTCAGGTGTTGCCATTGGAAGTGGATGGCAAGCCGTGGTTGCTTATATCAACCTGGCCACTTACTATATCATCGGTTTGCCCATTGTATGCATTCTTGGATTCAAAACAAACTTAGGAGTAGCTGTAAGTTTTGCTTTTTCTGAATACTGgtatgaatttttgtattttgtatGTTAGTGATGAGGAAAATTCATGGCGGTTTTCTCAGGGAATTTGGTGGGGTATGATAATTGGAGTTGTATTACAAACCTTGCTTTTATTTGTCATAACTGCAAGAACAAATTGGGCATCTGAGGTAATCTTTGCTTTTGCTTTGATGTTGTATCATTGTTTTTTGCTTGTTTCCTAGTATTATTTGGATTCGCATTAATTGCATCTACACAACTTTCCCTACAGTAACGTCTAATAAACAAAAACATGATCAATTGctccaaaaattacaaaattatctGCACATTGTATAAAATCACATTAGACCAGGAAACCTGCAAGTTTTTAGCCCAACGCCAGGCAGGTCTTCGTATATTGGTCTTTGAATTCAtgttttcttcaattgtttgcaGGTTGCAAAAGCTGCTGATCGGTTGAAAGAATCTGCAGAGGAAGAGTTACACCTTGAGGAAAATATATGATATCATAGAAAGAGGTTCAGTTTCAATATCTGCTGTGCATCTCTGGTTGATGTATCTTTAGGCTCTTAAGGAAAAAGACCTATACGTCTACATGCTTGtcaaatcatcatcatcatcatcatcttcatcttcatcttcatcttcaaaTATAAATCTTTTTTCTTCATCTTCAACTTCACTGTCATCATTCACATTATCCACTTCATCACTACTGACATCTTTTAGACGCCCTTCAAATGTTCGACCTTCTACTAGTTGATTAGCTTCCGTTTGTTCTTCTGCTGTTTTCGCCAAAGATAAGAGAACATTCTTCGCTTTCTGATCAGGAGGGGTGCCACTTGATAGCATTTCATTGTACCAAACCACTGCACCACCAAAATCCTTGTTTCTGCCATAAGCATCCATGATCGTGGTGAAAATGGTTGGATTAGCATTGATCCCAAGGGCACGCATTTCACCATATTTCTCCATCATCTTTTCAAGATTAATTACTTTAGCGTAACCTTTTATCAGAGTCCCGTGAGTGACAACATTTGGTTCCAATCCATCTTGTTTAATCCTTCGGAAAAACTTCTCGGCACCTTCCATATCAGATGCATTAACATAGGCTGAGAGCATAGTTGTATAGGAACAAAGATCTGGTGTACATCTGCAGAACAAAAACGAGAAtcaaattatcacactacactgTTAACTCAATTCTTCATCCCAAATGGGATATTAGGTTCCACGTGTAACAAGCTAAACAAGATTATCACCACAGAATAAGTATGAATGGTAAATAATAAATTCTCTACAAACACGTAGGTATTGCAAATTAAGGAATTTCAATGAACGATCTGTCTATCAGCAACTAAGGTTATGTTACTTGATAATGGAAGGAAGATCCTTGTTGAGCCATGATATGAAATACAGATCAACTTGTGAAAAAAGGAAAACCCCGAACTCTGGAAAACAATTGGCTTATAGCCATCCAAAATTACCAACTTCACAGCAATTTTTACCCTGCCACCTCCACGAATCTCATTCACAGTATTTCATGTTTAAAAGCACTGGTTTGAAATAAGATTCAGGCTTCTGGGCTTTCgttttctcaattttttctaTCATTAGCTTCAAAAAGAATCTACAAGACACAAATAACATGACTCTATTAAAATTCAAATCAAAAGTGAGGCAAATGGTAAGAGGTTAACGAAGCAGTGCACCAAGGAATCATTCAATAATAGTATAATAAGCGAGAATTGagtaaaaaggaaaaaaatatataactgcgCCCTAGAAAAACTTCACCTGTCTCTCCGCATGCTCTTGAATACAATTCGTGCCTGCTCCACCATTCCTGAGATTGCAAAAGCATCAAGCAAGATGTTGTATGCTTTCTGTGTCGGCCTGGAAAGAGAACTATATAAGTTGAGAAAGTAGACAAATATTTGTCTAGCCATGGCATTCAACTGATTCCACAATTATCAACTGAATATTGATGGGAACTAGAATGTGGCAGCTTGAGTGTTTACTTTTGATTGGCATAACATAGGGTCCAATTACGGGCTCTTAGATTCACAATTATCACAGGCAACAAGAAGTTGCCTCAATATTTGGTGACCATTTAATAATGTCGTCTCTAGTTCACTAAGATGTGTTTACCGTTTTGAAGTGCAGCTATTTTAGTTATGCTTACGAAAACAGGTAAAAATGATCAGCTGCATATTGTTTTACAATAGTAAGAATTCTCTACAGAGTCGGACTTGAAGATGAAAGTGtctgaatttattttttcatcttgCCAAACATAAAGTTCAGATAGACTGCACAACTTGGAAATGAAGAAATTAGTGGGAATCACACCTAAGGCCAGCATCAAGCATCTCCTCAAATACAGCCAATGCCTCTTCTTCTCTCCTGGCTTTTCCATAGGCATTAATGAGCAGTGCATAGCTCACAACATCAGGTTGATTACCAGCTCTTTGCATCTAGAATGACAAATTTCCATAAAAAAAGTAGGTGAATTGTGCAGTAAAACATGGAAAATTACCATAGTTTAACACCTAATCAAGTTTCACACTGAGAGACAATTGACATGACCATAAAAAACCGAATTGTCAACCTATTTATTCTTAGAATAGCATGATCTGCTACACAGCAAACCCAAGGAATCTGCAGGCGCCAATAACCCTGATGCAGCCGTTGGATTCTTTTCTTTAGAAATGTTTCCAGATACAtaagaatttaattatattgaaGAGGAAATTATTACAAATGGAGGCATCCACATGTGTGCTCATACAAGTGACAGAACAACTCTATCTATCAGTAAAAAAGTATACCAGTTACATACAAGTACTTACAGCTGGATTGAGATTTAGAAGACAAACATAAACAAAAAGCTACAAAAGCTTTCCCGGAATTCTCGATCTCTTTAAAATCTCATAAGTTCTtccattaaaatatttcaacacCTGATGTTTCTTTAGCAGGACTGagtactaaaaataaaaaaaattctccaGCATGCTTCGACATTTTCCAAGATGTGTCTAAGCTTATGTTTGAGGCACGCCCTTATACAAAGTTGCCATCCTCAGGAAAGTGCTGTTTTCGTGGCTTAGACCATATATATGTGCCTCAAAGTACCGTTTTAGGCCTTTTGTTTGCCATACTCTAATACTCTCAATGAAAAACAAAGCAGAACAACTTCAGTTAAATCGTGTGAAAAAAATAGCAGACTGAATGAAAATGCTGATACTTTTGAACCTACCCGGTCAAACATATTTGCGACCTGCTTGTAGTTAGTTTCAAATGACATCAGGCTATTGTGTGTAACCGTGGTTTGCTGAACTCCTCTCTCAGGCATCAATGCAAATAGTTGACGAGCTTTGTCATAACTTCCAGCCTTTTTGTACATGTAAATCATCATGTGGAACATTTTCTGGTCTGGTTTTAAAGGTGAAGTTTCTTTATCTAGGAGGGTCTCAAAGATTTCCTCAGCTTCTCTAAACTTGTCACCCTGCAGCCGCCAAATGTCGCAAAAAAAGTTTCACTCAATAGTACCATCATCAATATGTAGGAGCACACAAAGTACCCATGATATGCTACTATACATGAAAAAAAACATCTTTCACTTAAAGATCTTAGCTAATACTCTGAACTTAGACATGTCATGCAATCAAGAACAGAATCCTAAAATAATTTAGATGCGTCATTCAACCAACAAAAAAATCCTAAATATAGGTAAGAAGTCATGTTTCCTGTGGCATCTATCATTTGGAAAATTTGTAGCAGCTAAGCAAGCCCCATTCTAGAATTTTGGTTCTTGAAACTCTTGAAATTTCGCCCTTAAAAGTGTTACAAGCACCCTAAGCAGTCCTTTTGCACGATCATTTCGAACAAGTCATTCTTTTCTGATTCATTAAGGATTCACAAACAATAAACTAACAAATAATCAAATTCccgttatttaataaaataatgagatgCCGGGTAGCAGAACACAAAGTGTGAGCCTTGGTTAATATTATAGCACCATCCCCCAGTAAGCATGCCGCATCAATAGAAGACCATAAATCGAGAATCCCaatgttaaaaattttcttacagCTTTTAGTCAAACCAATATTTACTTGCTGTTAAGCAGCAAGATTATTCTTCATACTCTGAAGTTTCACATCAGCAGTAACACGTTATAATATGGTGTGCTACACATAATATTATTGCAATGAATGGAGTCACCTTAACAAATGTGTTAAGAATAATTTGATATGTCACTGCAGAGGGTTCAGGGCCTGAAGATTGCATCCTTCGAAATATAGCTTCTGCTTTATTATATTGACCTCCATTTCCATATGCCTCCATAAGAGCGgtatatgatatgacatgaggCGCATAACCTTTTTGGTTCATGTAGCTTAGAACCCTCTCAGCTTTGTTAAAATCTCCTTGCTTTCCATAGGCAGTTATGAGCATCAAGAAGTCCATCTCTTTAAAATCCCACCAATGTTGAGTCCGAAGCCATTCAAGAATCTAGAAAATAAACAGATAAATGAgtgaaacaataaaaaaacatatgtgCTTCAGGTAAATTAGGGCCCTGCAGatgctaaaaaaaatagaaataaatttgaagagaactcaaagtttaaaaataaaacaaaaatcccTCAAGTAAAAAGTCCTTAAAACAACAAATTTTACCCTCTATCAGAAAGTTTTAGTTTGTTCTtacttaccaaatattttatgctaaaataaaattttctgtcATGATAAAATCCAGTATCTGGATATCTTCAAGTTCTAAAATTTATCAGCACCAACTTTGGAACTTCAAATGTATTCATTCAAGAATTCACAATTGTGTTTTATCTGCATACGACAATACAAGTGGTAACTCAATTTGTAAATCTAATGTGTTATAGATAGATTAGAAACACCACGAACAATAATGAAGAACAGATAAATCGAGGCGTTGCCCACCTCACCAACAAGGTTCCACTTCTTAAGCTGCTTAAACCGAACCAGGGTTCCAACAACCAAGTCTTTAGGGAGAGGCTCGCCCTTCGATCTTCGACTCCTGAGCACTGCAACCGCGGAATCCGATTCCTCAATTTCAAGCATAATTTTTCTCCAGTTCTTCTGGTCTGCTTCATCCGCATCATCCTTAAAAACCTccactttcttcttcttctgcatGAACTTTCTTGGTGCCAACATACCCAGACAGACTACCTGTGCCCTCTTACATACGTGAATATTGGCACCAACTAAATTCTCACAACCATATGACTTACTGCAAAGTAACCACACACAATTAGAAAATATTTCACATACACAAACAAACATGAACAAATCTCCCAAAGAACTTCAAAACCACCCATACAAACCAGCTCTCATATGAACAAACAT of the Primulina huaijiensis isolate GDHJ02 chromosome 1, ASM1229523v2, whole genome shotgun sequence genome contains:
- the LOC140976140 gene encoding protein DETOXIFICATION 41 isoform X2 produces the protein MAVEEYQPLMLGLDSHAQIPDLSTDEIEEFLEHGPVAIRWYPRLVAWESRLLWFLSGASIIVLLFNYMLSFVTLMFTGHLGALELAGASVASVGIQGMASAVQTVCGQAYGAKQYGAMGIICQRAIVLHIGAAAMITPLYWFSGPALKAIGQSHSIAAQGQVFARGLIPQLYAFAISCPMQRFLQAQNIVNPLAYMAVGVFFLHVLLNWLLVNVFDYGLVGVALTLSFSWWLLVIIQGIYIRFSPSCKETWTGFSTSAFKGIWPYFKLTVASAVMLCLEVWYFQGLVFVSGLLPNPTISLDSISICMNYLNWDMQFMLGIAAAASIRVSNELGAGHPRVAQLSIIIVNATSTVISILFSTIVLIFRVGLSKLFTSDSQVIEVVSDLTPLLAISVFLNGMQPVLSGVAIGSGWQAVVAYINLATYYIIGLPIVCILGFKTNLGVAGIWWGMIIGVVLQTLLLFVITARTNWASEVAKAADRLKESAEEELHLEENI
- the LOC140976140 gene encoding protein DETOXIFICATION 41 isoform X1 — its product is MAVEEYQPLMLGLDSHAQIPDLSTDEIEEFLEHGPVAIRWYPRLVAWESRLLWFLSGASIIVLLFNYMLSFVTLMFTGHLGALELAGASVASVGIQGLAYGVMLGMASAVQTVCGQAYGAKQYGAMGIICQRAIVLHIGAAAMITPLYWFSGPALKAIGQSHSIAAQGQVFARGLIPQLYAFAISCPMQRFLQAQNIVNPLAYMAVGVFFLHVLLNWLLVNVFDYGLVGVALTLSFSWWLLVIIQGIYIRFSPSCKETWTGFSTSAFKGIWPYFKLTVASAVMLCLEVWYFQGLVFVSGLLPNPTISLDSISICMNYLNWDMQFMLGIAAAASIRVSNELGAGHPRVAQLSIIIVNATSTVISILFSTIVLIFRVGLSKLFTSDSQVIEVVSDLTPLLAISVFLNGMQPVLSGVAIGSGWQAVVAYINLATYYIIGLPIVCILGFKTNLGVAGIWWGMIIGVVLQTLLLFVITARTNWASEVAKAADRLKESAEEELHLEENI
- the LOC140976132 gene encoding pentatricopeptide repeat-containing protein At3g59040 — protein: MPQTSTIFLKSFISAPSTRISSKSYGCENLVGANIHVCKRAQVVCLGMLAPRKFMQKKKKVEVFKDDADEADQKNWRKIMLEIEESDSAVAVLRSRRSKGEPLPKDLVVGTLVRFKQLKKWNLVGEILEWLRTQHWWDFKEMDFLMLITAYGKQGDFNKAERVLSYMNQKGYAPHVISYTALMEAYGNGGQYNKAEAIFRRMQSSGPEPSAVTYQIILNTFVKGDKFREAEEIFETLLDKETSPLKPDQKMFHMMIYMYKKAGSYDKARQLFALMPERGVQQTTVTHNSLMSFETNYKQVANMFDRMQRAGNQPDVVSYALLINAYGKARREEEALAVFEEMLDAGLRPTQKAYNILLDAFAISGMVEQARIVFKSMRRDRCTPDLCSYTTMLSAYVNASDMEGAEKFFRRIKQDGLEPNVVTHGTLIKGYAKVINLEKMMEKYGEMRALGINANPTIFTTIMDAYGRNKDFGGAVVWYNEMLSSGTPPDQKAKNVLLSLAKTAEEQTEANQLVEGRTFEGRLKDVSSDEVDNVNDDSEVEDEEKRFIFEDEDEDEDDDDDDDLTSM